From one Pieris brassicae chromosome 5, ilPieBrab1.1, whole genome shotgun sequence genomic stretch:
- the LOC123710245 gene encoding probable 28S ribosomal protein S26, mitochondrial, whose product MLSQRYLLKRGLPMYIQHAEAHRKPRWLPVAKSKIYRIPKRPVVSEDERLELRRINNAYNTQMRAIRRFYVEDWVREKSSLESATSEMSQRLEADEWLKCEELNDKWNKQIASNREERRKKELEAMEEFALLRMEAKDKALKERIERASEKIKKEKELSTTFVTRENLEETIEHVLANPIDYNFAIDSKGNIYEGRDTEIEYEDKKKVEAAN is encoded by the exons atgctATCTCAAcggtatttattaaaacgtgGACTTCCTATGTATATTCAACACGCTGAGGCTCACCGAAAACCTCGGTGGCTCCCTGTtgctaaaagtaaaatatatcgaATTCCAAAACGCCCTGTAGTATCCGAGGATGAACGATTAGAATTGCGACGAATAAACAATGCTTATAACACACAAATGCGTGCTATTAGGAGGTTTTATGTTGAAGACTGGGTACGAGAAAAATCATCTCTAGAAAGTGCGACATCGGAGATGTCCCAACGTTTAGAAGCCGACGAATGGTTAAAATGTGAAGAACTCAATGATAAGTGGAACAAACAAATAGCTTCTAACCGAGAAGAGAGACGAAAGAAGGAACTCGAAGCTATGGAAGAATTCGCTCTTTTGAGGATGGAAGCTAAAGACAAGGCATTAAAGGAGAGAATTGAAAGAGCTtcagaaaaaattaagaaagaaaag gaATTGAGTACAACTTTTGTCACACGTGAAAATTTAGAAGAAACAATTGAACATGTTTTGGCAAATCCTATTGATTACAACTTTGCTATAGACTCAAAAGGAAATATCTATGAAGGAAGAGACACAGAAATAGAAtatgaagataaaaaaaaggttgaagCTGCAAACTAA
- the LOC123710497 gene encoding calcineurin-binding protein cabin-1-like has product MIKIAALNDESEEDSGSEEEVSREALEQIALQQYTKALDLQRKGSLNDATQLLKDLLETELLYDVKKPVQGEKVSGPLFNLKYLCYKNLASMLSMAGQVDAAIEAYTCATELDDTDLTLWYRFGLVCFKAQRYECALYAFERGEDINPRHWPCIDKIVTLLLGMDMKEQCIAVIHDALKLDACYLRGIAYRKHIYTVYRHMKEYMEYLNPIYKWDEKDDEPINEEIAKKLIKEAEEIYDSFIEQQRAQKEINKMPNLVLQKPINRFTWESVGESLVHMHKYISENGLSHAAFVELVFNQEVQQKKMEICEDHHESDSDKVESKPEEVDEKPVEIVSSENEMNDMSDKEKPVTDSEKVESDIEMVNTEQLETAPEHKEPKKTRGRRRGSALSFLEQWEWCTKRRSSRKKNSNKQDNIYDILRRMVPLNLETDNIKNNDNPSDEPSLVNLENLFEGKEESEIVSYFNSEEEERDVKEFIKKYMEQKRDMIDMLKDYVKILSQKWKMKWPRDLSKFFVQANECYNNHIEIPACTDDNIEDLLHYTAANLLVEEFVVNDKLTTTDEKVTHSLSVIDNIEFILSFKPEIYGSTECLEVILRQLWLKMHIYIINKEENFALDCLYQLSEEFEAMGEHKNSYHLHIINFRFKPIINKYEVLEYIKFLERNKKLSTVNDLFKRNCHEEVLAIIIDSFEHCRTLAKEQESEMSLDFAVQLSFILDSYWALEKVGDCLRWSFICLHEALKHYFRFPSGSPDYAKWTLAVVKILSCMEHLLSSEGFACLDAISPREMSQGLEDLIRIIGHQMETKTSDMPLNTVSPWIIMHYILQREEDQGRGRPVDESDKSLDEEISNPLMVLFIAHEKLGSKGWCDNSNGKLLYFILDTVVPLLRSPALSKSLETICQYMEQCVYCLYGHPANRKNKVKYVEIHNNISPHTLDWVRAQQLYEIFRPPILPALEGKLTGITADIETLFHRILGLLPNECDPQKYVPDLEKYIKGIDPKLPLFAPLLPFKIKDIYFLLGDYYFKKEEGKLAVKYNMLDVIINKNRLESWAEISLAKAVNLERVLNSCKNLNNEKEFLNPAKSTIRCFKRSLEIDPYHCNLWIEYGNFVYSVHSFVSRLLKQASESLSMEDFEALERQKENLLDTTQKCFTNALDLNNSVENEKANEDSWLLYYMLGKVAEKQNKPPSIYLNYYMKGVKSLREVDATYPLKINYSSPTQLCIEVLELHYRIHASILKYIEQHENKPIPTSVGKVFLNCIEEWQQGPFTGKAKKENAETKSEETSVQAANILKRSISDAGEEDNQEAKKLKLESAAAKVRRSASYDTERIKDVQQTNFNCSERKVTDTETKSNVDVIKEIQNNDERDKTEQGNAAQENVEKDSDLEKKEVSSSSSSSSSDSSSSESSSDSSDSARVSESSSKSSNETKPITEEEIMKIVSGCLDALEDCASRFPPHYKAIYRLAHYHFYYKKGKDIERCRDLMLSSFTSRSGQKLGGLFSEKKTNNFFNNIWKIPLNEVDRGGSFAFHMNRSVLLTMEILKEIDDHKTLLDLSIHLQRIPEPDKKYLRDSDREDLAQQAFSLCVQALKGQLVKFSQQPDIKSNEVERQALKSLMLDIYRSYQKVQKQPLSKQFVNLLIDAYKLITTTPINESMNLVDLSMKYCQSMNLALKQQALAQANLDKTQTQKKQTAKSTECSKITPTLIPTSQSKSEQKPQPTATLTTAVPKLPSLDITASFQDYMPMLAETMLSQQRAALSYLSNMSALANFTSLPNPLQFSAQNSFQAEFYRQFLSQGLSSFNPPPTKKQKRAPKPTSSRLTTSLPKHKFTSTVTKATSTPVITSMTKSATTSLTPSMGTVLQTLPASMTANLPSYAASKTNSLPSSQLPSVSLKTTVHTKPVSNQVSPGKTLQEKLAERQKNIPVSKASIDISASISRLPSSLTITKTSKSGPKKPEVKKSISFHESKPKVDDEIIVLDDDD; this is encoded by the coding sequence atgataaaaatagcTGCTTTAAATGACGAATCCGAAGAGGATAGCGGTTCTGAAGAAGAAGTCTCGCGAGAAGCATTAGAGCAAATAGCATTACAACAATACACTAAAGCTTTAGATTTACAGAGAAAAGGGAGTCTAAATGATGCAACACAACTGCTTAAAGATTTATTGGAAACTGAATTATTGTATGATGTTAAAAAACCAGTGCAAGGCGAGAAAGTAAGTGGACCGCTATTcaatttaaagtatttgtgttataaaaaCCTAGCCTCTATGCTGAGTATGGCTGGTCAGGTGGATGCAGCTATTGAAGCTTATACTTGTGCTACAGAGCTAGATGATACAGATTTGACACTCTGGTATCGTTTTGGTTTAGTATGTTTCAAAGCGCAACGTTACGAATGTGCACTATATGCTTTTGAACGTGGTGAAGATATTAATCCCCGCCATTGGCCCTGTATTGATAAAATAGTTACACTTTTACTTGGTATGGACATGAAAGAACAGTGTATAGCTGTTATACATGATGCCCTTAAATTAGATGCATGTTACCTTCGAGGAATTGCATatagaaaacatatttatactgTTTATCGCCATATGAAGGAATATATGGAGTATTTAAACCCAATTTATAAGTGGGATGAAAAAGATGATGAACCTATTAATGAAGAAATTGCAAAAAAACTCATTAAAGAAGCAGAAGAAATATATGATTCATTTATAGAACAACAGCGAGCacaaaaggaaataaataaaatgccaaatttagttttacaaaaaccaataaatAGGTTTACTTGGGAGTCAGTAGGTGAGTCCTTAGTACATATGCATAAGTACATATCTGAGAATGGACTTAGCCATGCAGCATTTGTAGAATTAGTTTTTAACCAGGAAGTCCAACAGAAAAAGATGGAAATTTGTGAAGATCACCATGAGAGTGATAGCGACAAGGTAGAGTCTAAACCAGAGGAAGTTGATGAAAAACCAGTTGAAATAGTCTCCTcagaaaatgaaatgaatgatatGTCTGATAAAGAAAAACCAGTAACAGATAGTGAAAAAGTAGAAAGTGATATTGAAATGGTAAATACAGAACAGTTAGAAACAGCACCTGAACATAAAGAACCAAAAAAAACTCGTGGGCGCAGACGGGGGAGTGCACTTAGTTTTTTGGAGCAATGGGAGTGGTGTACAAAACGCAGATCTAGTCGAAAAAAAAACTCGAATAAACAAGATAACATTTATGATATTCTTCGACGGATGGTTCCTTTGAATTTAGAGACTGACAATATTAAGAACAATGATAATCCAAGTGACGAACCATCTTTAGTTAACTTGGAAAATTTGTTTGAGGGAAAAGAAGAATCTGAAAtagtaagttattttaattcagaGGAGGAAGAAAGAGAtgtaaaagaatttattaagaaatatatggAACAAAAGAGGGATATGATAGACATGCTGAAGGATTATGTGAAAATACTTTCACAAAAATGGAAAATGAAGTGGCCAAGAGATTTGTCCAAATTTTTTGTACAAGCAAATGAATGTTACAACAATCATATTGAAATACCTGCTTGTACTGATgacaatattgaagatttatTGCACTACACAGCTGCCAATCTCCTAGTTGAAGAGTTTGTtgtaaatgataaattaacaaCTACTGATGAAAAAGTAACACATAGCTTAAGTGTAATAGATAACATAGAATTTATTCTTTCATTTAAACCTGAAATTTATGGAAGCACTGAATGTTTAGAAGTAATATTAAGACAACTGTGGCTCAAAATGcacatttacattataaacaaAGAAGAAAATTTTGCCTTGGACTGTTTATATCAACTATCAGAAGAGTTTGAAGCTATGGGTGAACATAAAAACTCATACCATTTACATATCATTAACTTCAGGTTTAaaccaataataaataaatatgaagttTTGGAGTACATAAAGTTTTTGGAAAGAAACAAAAAGCTGTCCACTGTCAATGATCTATTTAAACGAAATTGCCACGAAGAAGTTTTAGCTATAATTATAGATTCATTTGAACACTGCAGAACCTTAGCAAAAGAACAAGAAAGTGAAATGTCACTTGATTTTGCTGTCCAACTGTCATTCATATTAGACTCTTATTGGGCATTGGAAAAAGTTGGTGATTGTTTAAGATGGTCTTTTATATGCTTGCACGAAGCTTTAAAGCATTATTTCCGATTTCCTTCTGGCTCTCCAGATTATGCGAAATGGACTCTGGCCgtggttaaaatattaagttgtatGGAACATCTCTTATCATCAGAGGGCTTTGCATGCTTAGATGCCATTTCGCCTAGAGAAATGAGTCAAGGGCTTGAAGATCTTATAAGAATAATTGGTCATCAAATGGAAACAAAAACATCTGATATGCCATTAAATACAGTTTCTCCTTGGATAATAATGCATTATATACTGCAAAGAGAAGAAGATCAAGGAAGAGGTAGACCAGTGGATGAATCTGACAAGTCCTTAGATGAGGAAATTTCAAACCCTCTTATGGTGCTATTTATTGCTCACGAAAAACTAGGTAGTAAAGGTTGGTGCGATAATTCAAATGGgaagcttttatattttatcttagaTACAGTGGTTCCGTTATTGCGTTCTCCGGCATTGTCTAAGTCATTAGAAACAATATGTCAATATATGGAACAGTGTGTTTATTGCCTTTATGGACATCCGGCAAATCGaaaaaacaaagttaaatatgtggaaatacataataatatttcacctCATACATTAGATTGGGTCAGAGCTCAACAACTGTACGAAATCTTTCGCCCACCTATCCTCCCTGCTTTAGAAGGAAAATTAACTGGTATAACTGCGGATATAGAAACATTGTTCCATCGTATTTTAGGATTGTTGCCTAACGAATGTGACCCGCAAAAATATGTTCCTGActtggaaaaatatattaaaggcATTGATCCTAAATTGCCTTTGTTTGCCCCACTTttgccttttaaaattaaggatatatattttttgctcgGAGACTATTATTTCAAGAAAGAAGAGGGTAAACTTGCTGTAAAATACAACATGTTAGAtgttataatcaataaaaatagattagaATCGTGGGCAGAAATATCGCTTGCCAAGGCAGTTAACCTAGAAAGGGTGTTAAATTCATGTAAGAATCTGAATAACGAAAAAGAATTCTTAAACCCTGCTAAAAGTACGATACGTTGTTTCAAGAGATCTTTAGAAATCGATCCTTATCACTGTAATTTATGGATAGAATAtggaaattttgtttattccgTACATTCTTTCGTCTCTAGGTTGCTAAAGCAAGCTAGTGAATCGTTAAGCATGGAAGATTTTGAAGCTCTAGAAagacaaaaagaaaatttacttGATACCACACAGAAATGTTTTACGAATGCACTTGATCTTAATAATAGTGTCGAAAATGAAAAGGCAAATGAAGACTCTTGGCTATTATATTACATGTTAGGAAAAGTAGCAGAAAAGCAAAATAAACCTCCATCGATTTACTTAAACTATTATATGAAAGGTGTTAAGAGTCTGCGGGAGGTGGACGCTACATATCCTTTGAAAATTAACTATAGTTCACCTACCCAATTGTGCATAGAAGTTTTGGAGTTACACTATAGAATTCACGCGTCTAtccttaaatatatagaacaaCATGAAAATAAACCTATACCCACATCAGTaggtaaagtatttttaaattgtattgagGAATGGCAACAAGGCCCTTTTACTGGTAAAGCAAAGAAAGAAAATGCTGAAACTAAGTCTGAAGAAACTTCTGTTCAAGCTGCGAACATTTTAAAACGGTCTATTAGTGACGCAGGAGAAGAAGATAATCAAGAAGCTAAGAAACTTAAGTTAGAATCTGCTGCTGCAAAAGTTAGACGGTCAGCTTCCTACGACACGGAGCGTATTAAAGATGTTCAACAAACTAACTTTAATTGCTCTGAAAGAAAAGTAACTGATACAGAAACGAAAAGCAACGTTGACgttataaaagaaattcaaaataacgACGAAAGAGATAAGACTGAGCAAGGCAATGCTGCTCAAGAAAATGTTGAAAAAGACAGCGATTTGGAAAAAAAGGAAGTTAGCTCGAGCTCATCGTCTTCATCATCCGACTCAAGCAGCAGTGAATCTTCATCAGACAGTTCTGATTCAGCAAGAGTAAGTGAGTCTTCTAGTAAGTCCTCAAATGAAACCAAGCCAATAACCGAGGaagaaattatgaaaatagtgTCAGGATGTCTAGATGCTTTAGAAGACTGTGCGAGTCGGTTTCCACCACATTATAAAGCCATTTATAGGCTTGCTCATTACCACTTCTATTACAAAAAGGGTAAGGATATAGAAAGATGCCGCGATTTAATGCTATCTTCTTTTACATCACGATCAGGCCAAAAGTTAGGTGGTTTATTTAGTgaaaaaaagacaaataacttttttaataatatatggaaAATCCCATTAAACGAAGTTGATAGAGGTGGTAGTTTTGCTTTCCACATGAATCGGTCGGTTCTTCTTACCATGGAAATTCTAAAAGAAATTGACGATCACAAAACATTACTAGATTTGAGTATTCATTTACAACGAATACCTGAACcagataaaaagtatttacggGATTCAGATAGAGAGGATCTGGCGCAACAAGCATTCTCGTTATGTGTTCAGGCCCTTAAAGGGCAGTTGGTTAAATTTAGCCAACAACcagatattaaaagtaatgaagTTGAACGTCAAGCATTGAAAAGTTTGATGTTAGATATTTATCGTTCATATCAAAAGGTGCAAAAACAACCTCTTTCAAAACAATTCGTTAACTTATTAATTGATGCGTACAAACTTATAACGACTACTCCAATAAATGAAAGTATGAATTTGGTGGACTTGAGTATGAAATACTGTCAGTCTATGAATTTGGCCCTAAAGCAGCAGGCCCTTGCTCAAGCAAATTTGGACAAAACGCAGACACAGAAGAAACAAACTGCAAAATCTACTGAATGTAGCAAAATCACGCCCACATTAATCCCAACGTCTCAGTCCAAGTCTGAACAGAAACCTCAGCCAACTGCTACGTTAACTACTGCGGTACCCAAGCTCCCATCCCTTGACATCACAGCATCTTTCCAAGACTATATGCCAATGTTAGCTGAAACTATGCTCTCCCAACAAAGAGCTGCTCTATCATATCTCAGCAACATGAGCGCCCTCGCAAACTTTACTTCACTGCCAAACCCATTGCAATTTTCCGCTCAAAACTCATTTCAAGCCGAGTTTTATAGGCAATTTCTTAGTCAAGGGCTGTCTTCATTTAATCCACCTCCGACAAAAAAGCAAAAGCGGGCCCCAAAACCCACATCCAGCCGTTTAACAACATCACTACCGAAGCACAAGTTTACATCCACTGTGACCAAGGCAACATCAACGCCGGTTATAACAAGTATGACGAAATCAGCAACAACGTCTTTAACGCCCAGTATGGGGACAGTTTTACAAACTTTGCCTGCTTCTATGACCGCAAATTTACCAAGCTACGCAGCATCTAAAACAAATAGTTTGCCATCATCTCAATTACCGTCTGTCTCATTAAAGACAACCGTACATACAAAGCCAGTGTCCAATCAGGTCAGCCCAGGAAAAACGTTGCAGGAGAAATTAGCAGAgcgtcaaaaaaatattccggTGTCTAAAGCTTCAATCGATATAAGTGCCTCTATAAGTCGGTTGCCATCTTCGCTTACAATAACTAAAACTTCCAAATCTGGACCTAAAAAACCAGAGGTTAAGAAAAGTATTTCATTCCACGAGTCAAAACCGAAGGTGGATGATGAAATTATAGTATTAGATGATgatgattaa